The window GCGCCGGCGGTTCCGCCCGAGACGGGGCTGTCGACGAAGGTGAACCCTCGAGCGCTGGACTCGTCGTGGCACCACCGCGAGGTATCGACGTCGACGGTGGAGGTGTCCAGCAGCAGGGTGTCGGATGCCGCATGTGCCCAGATTCCGTCGGGTCCGTCATACACGCCCCGCACATGGGCGGGCATCGGCAGCGAGGTGAAGCACGCTTCGGCGCCCTCCAGCGCCTCGGCCACCGAGCCCACCGTTGTCACACCGCGGGCGGCGGCGGCCTCGATGCAGGCCGGCGCGATGTCGAAGCCGCGCACGGTGTGGCCGGCTGCGACGAGATTTCCGCTCATCGGAGCACCCATGTGTCCGAGTCCGATCCAGGCGATCGTCGACATCCTGCCTCCTCGAAGGTGTCTGCGCGCGGCGTCGTCGGCGGCACCACGTCAAGGCCAGGATAGGCACGTCTGTGACTGCAGTTCAATGCACAATACTGACCGAATGTTGCACGCTCCATGTGCATGGATGCACACTGGCGGAGTGACCCGTGAGCCCGCGCCCGAGGCGCTGATGACCTTCCTCGCTGTGGCGCGGCTGGGCCGATACACCGCTGCCGCCGAGGTACTGGGCCTGAACCACTCGACGGTCTCACGCCGGATTGCGATGCTGGACGCATCGATGGGCGGGCGCACTCTCGTGCGCACCGCAGGCGGGTGGGAGATCACCGACCTCGGCCGGCGTGCGATGGCCGCGGCCGAGAGCATCGAGGCGTCGCTGCGCGCGCTCGGCGAGCAGGCCGGCGGCGACCCCGTGCAGGGCATGGTGCGGGTGGCGGCGCCCGAGGCGTTCACCTCAGCTTTTCTGGTGCCCGCCGTCGCGCGCCTGCATCGCGCCCACCCCGGTCTGGCGGTAGAGCTGCTGGCGGCGACCCAGCGGGTGCGCCAGAACCGATCGGGCGTCGATCTTGAGATCGTGGTCGGCCGGCCGCAGGTGCACCGGGCCTACGCGACGCCGGTCTGCGATTATTCGCTGCGGCTGTACGCGACCGCCGACTATCTCGCCCGCGCCGGCGAGCCGCGCACCGTCGACGAGCTGGCGCAGCATCCTCTCATCTACTACGTCGAGTCGTCACTGCAGGTCGACGATCTCGATCGGGCGGTACAGCGACTGCCCGCCTCTCCCCCGTCGATCCGCTCCACGAGCGTGTTCGCGCACGTCGAGGCGACCGCCGCCGGTGCGGGCATCGGCGTGCTGCCCGACTTTCTGGCGGAGCACGACCAGCGGCTGGTCGCGGTGCTGCCCGACGACTACGCCCACCCGCTGTCGTATTGGGCGGTCGTGCGCGACGGACCACGCAGCACCGCCGTGGCAGCCACGCTGAACGCGCTGGACGAGCATGTGCGCTCAGTCGGCGTCGGCTGAGCGCGTGGTCTCGCCGTTGTCCGATGCCTGTTCGGCGGCGCGTGCCTGGTCGAGCTCGGCGACCGCCAGTGCCACCTGGTCTTCGGCGCGCTGCACCCGGCGGTGCGCCATCGTCGGGGCGCCGTAGCGCGCCCGCACCCGGTCGTCGTGCTCGGCCGAGGCCACCACGATGTATGACGAAGCCAGCAGCAGCACCTGCGCCGACAGGTTCATCCACAGCAGCAGCGCTATCAGCGATGCGAACGACGCGAGCAGAGGGTTGGATGCCGCACCCCGCACGAAAAGCGTCGACAGCTGTTGCAGCACGGTCAGGCCGATGCCGCCGAGCACGGCGCCGCCGATCAGCGCCCGGGTCGGGGCCCGCACACCGGAGAGCACGACGAACATCAGCACCACCAGTGCCGCATCGAACACGAAGATCACCAGAACGGCGGCCACATGGGTGCCCACCGCCGCCAGTCCTGCCACCGACGGACCGACGGCATCCCGTACCGTATCGGCGAGGATCCCGACGACGAACGTCGCGGCCGCCGACAGCGCGATGCCGATAGCAAGCGCTACGGCCAGACCGAGATTGCGCAGCAGCACCCACGCGAAGAAGAGGTCGTTGTGTCCGCGGTCGGCGATGGTGCGCAGAGCGTTGCGTGCCGCGCCGATCGCGCCCAGGGCGGCGCCGACCAGGCTCACCAGCGCGACGATACCGGCGATCGTGAGCGCGTTGGGTGCCGAGACCGCGCTCGGTGTGACGAGGCCGTCTTCGCCGACAAGTCCCGGGATCACCTGATCGACGGTGCTGGTGAGCCGATCCATCGCGTCGGGGTTGCCGGCCAGCCACACTCCGGCGATGCTGAAGCCCAGCAGCACGGCGGCGAACACGCTGAACAGCGCCCGATAGGTGATGGCGTCGGCGAGCATCGGTCCGCGGTGCTCGGTGTAGTGCAGAAAGGTGCGCACGAGCCGCAGCGACAGCGCCCAGGCGGTGAGCTTTCGGATCTTCTCGCGCACCCTTTTGACCATACCCGGCAGGGATGCCGCCCGACGGGGTGAAACGCGAAAGCTCTCGACGCCCACCCTCACGCCGCGACATCGAGAAGCCCCAGCTACCCGGCGCCGAGTGCGGGGCCTACGACGATGCCGAGCCACGCACCGGCGAGCATCCACGGCCCGAACGGAATGCGGGTGTGGCGCGTCGCACGGCGCGAGACCATGAGGGCGATGGCGAAGACACCGCCCAGAAGGAAGGCCGCGAGGGCGCCGAGCAACAGAGTGGACCATCCGAGCCAGCCGAGGAACATGCCCAGCACCCCGGCGAGCTTCACGTCTCCCCCACCCATGCCGCCGGTCCCGATGAAGCGCAGCAATGCGTAGAAGAGATAGAGGGCCACCATGCCGATCGCCATTCGCACGATCGCTGCGCCATCAGCGGCGAGGGCGGATGCCGTGCCCAGCAGCACGAACCCGACAGGATACGCGGGCAGCACGATGCTGTCGGGCAGTCGATGCACGTCGAGATCGATGAACAGCAGCGTGATGCTGATGGCCACGAGGTAGAGCAGGGCGACGAGAACGAGGGACGCCGCAAGCCAGCCCCCTGCGGCGATCGGTGCCTCGGCCGCCCCCGCGCGCAGTACTCCCCACGTCACGCCGGCGAACGCCAGTGCGGTGGCGCCCTCGACGAGCGGATAGCGCACCGGGATCGGGTTTCCACAGTCGGCACACGCGCCGCGCAGCGCGAGCCAGGACACGACCGGCACCGTGTGCTGCGGCCTGACCCGCGCATCGCACTGCGGGCAGCGACTCTCGCGCCGGAGCGCGATCGCGGCGGGAACGCGAAAGATGACGACGCCGAGGAAGGACCCGACGACGAGGCCGATCAGCCCCGCACAGGCGAGGACGAAGATGAGCACGGGCGTGGTCATTGCACGTCTCGCGGCGAACCCGCATCACGTGCGGATCGGCTGCTCTCCATTTATCGCGCCCACTTTCGCTTCGACTTCCTGCAGTCCATCTTGGCCGCCGACACGCCGGAGCCCGAGAAGTTATCCACAGCCGGGATGCCCGGTGCGCAGAAAGAGAAGCGAACGCTCGCGCGGCCGGCCGACGGCTGATCGAGATTCCCCATGCGACATACACGTGTATCTCGCGCGGGGCCTGGACATGGCGTCGGGCCCCGCGCGGACACAGTCCCCACGTATTGAAGATTAGAGGCGTCTCATATTCCGAGTCAACAGATCACCGATCACGGAACGGTAACGGGCCTTCCACGTGCTCATCGCCCGACATTCCGTTTGCGGCATGTCCACACCGTCGCGGCGTCGGCCGCGGCATCCACTCGTCCGTCGTGCCACAGTGGAGAGGTGCGCCACCAAGATCTCGACACCGCCGTCGACGACTCCGTCGCCGCGGGCGTTCCCCTCGTCATCGCCGGAGTGACTGACGCGGATGCCACGAGCTATCTGCATGCGGCCGGCGCCGCGCCCGACACCGTCATCGCGCTGTACTCGGCGACGAAGGCGTTCACCGCGACGGCGGCGCTGCAGTGCGTCGAAGACGGCCTCATCGACCTTGACGCGCCGGCCCGGGAGTACGTGCCCGAGATCGCGGCGCTGCAGGTGCTCGAAGACCTCGGCGACGACGGCACCGTACGCAGCCGGCCGCCCACACGCGACATCACGCCGCGCATGCTGCTGCTGCACACCTCGGGCCTGGCGTACGACATGTTCGACAAGCGCTACGCGCTTCTGGCACGCGAGCGGATGCGGCATCCCTCATCGACTCCGCTGTGGGATTCGATCAACACTCCGCTGCTGCATGACCCGGGCGAGCGATGGACCTACGGAACCTCGATGGACTGGATGGGCCTTGTCATCGCCGCGGTGCGCGGCAAGCGCCTCGATGACGTGTTCGCCGAGCGCATCTACGCGCCGTGCGGCATGACCTCGACGTCGTTCGACATCTCCCCCGACATGCGCGCGCGGCTCTCGCGGGTGTACCGGCACCAGCGCGACGGGTCGATAGTGCCGACCAAGGTGTCTCCGCCCGACACCCCCGAACTCGACATGGGTGGGCAAGGTCTCTTCTCGACCGTGTCCGACCTGCTCGCGTTGCTGCGCGTGTGGCTGGGTGACGGATCGGCGCCAGGCGGCCAGGTGCTGCGACCCGACACGCTCGCGTGGGCCGTGCAGGGCGCGCCGGGCGTCGAACCCACTCCCCTACCCTCAGCCATTCCCGCACTCACGCGCGAGGCCGACTTCTTTCCC is drawn from Microbacterium protaetiae and contains these coding sequences:
- a CDS encoding YihY/virulence factor BrkB family protein, giving the protein MREKIRKLTAWALSLRLVRTFLHYTEHRGPMLADAITYRALFSVFAAVLLGFSIAGVWLAGNPDAMDRLTSTVDQVIPGLVGEDGLVTPSAVSAPNALTIAGIVALVSLVGAALGAIGAARNALRTIADRGHNDLFFAWVLLRNLGLAVALAIGIALSAAATFVVGILADTVRDAVGPSVAGLAAVGTHVAAVLVIFVFDAALVVLMFVVLSGVRAPTRALIGGAVLGGIGLTVLQQLSTLFVRGAASNPLLASFASLIALLLWMNLSAQVLLLASSYIVVASAEHDDRVRARYGAPTMAHRRVQRAEDQVALAVAELDQARAAEQASDNGETTRSADAD
- a CDS encoding serine hydrolase domain-containing protein, with the translated sequence MRHQDLDTAVDDSVAAGVPLVIAGVTDADATSYLHAAGAAPDTVIALYSATKAFTATAALQCVEDGLIDLDAPAREYVPEIAALQVLEDLGDDGTVRSRPPTRDITPRMLLLHTSGLAYDMFDKRYALLARERMRHPSSTPLWDSINTPLLHDPGERWTYGTSMDWMGLVIAAVRGKRLDDVFAERIYAPCGMTSTSFDISPDMRARLSRVYRHQRDGSIVPTKVSPPDTPELDMGGQGLFSTVSDLLALLRVWLGDGSAPGGQVLRPDTLAWAVQGAPGVEPTPLPSAIPALTREADFFPGQRKSWAYSFLRNEDDVADGRRAGSLTWAGLPNVFYWIDRASGVAAVWASQLLPFFDPLCEEGVEAFEKAVYAE
- a CDS encoding prepilin peptidase, whose translation is MTTPVLIFVLACAGLIGLVVGSFLGVVIFRVPAAIALRRESRCPQCDARVRPQHTVPVVSWLALRGACADCGNPIPVRYPLVEGATALAFAGVTWGVLRAGAAEAPIAAGGWLAASLVLVALLYLVAISITLLFIDLDVHRLPDSIVLPAYPVGFVLLGTASALAADGAAIVRMAIGMVALYLFYALLRFIGTGGMGGGDVKLAGVLGMFLGWLGWSTLLLGALAAFLLGGVFAIALMVSRRATRHTRIPFGPWMLAGAWLGIVVGPALGAG
- a CDS encoding LysR family transcriptional regulator, producing the protein MTFLAVARLGRYTAAAEVLGLNHSTVSRRIAMLDASMGGRTLVRTAGGWEITDLGRRAMAAAESIEASLRALGEQAGGDPVQGMVRVAAPEAFTSAFLVPAVARLHRAHPGLAVELLAATQRVRQNRSGVDLEIVVGRPQVHRAYATPVCDYSLRLYATADYLARAGEPRTVDELAQHPLIYYVESSLQVDDLDRAVQRLPASPPSIRSTSVFAHVEATAAGAGIGVLPDFLAEHDQRLVAVLPDDYAHPLSYWAVVRDGPRSTAVAATLNALDEHVRSVGVG